The genomic stretch ATGTGCCGAGGGCGATCAGCAGCATGGTGAACAAGCCGGCTGTGGTGATGCGCAGTTCTCCCGCGCGGGCCTCCTGGGGGGCGCCGTGCGGGCGGAAGGCACTGAGGAGCAGGCCTGCGAGCATGCCCAGCGCGAGTGGCCACGGACCGGGCATCGGGGTGGTCCAGGCGAGCTCGCCGGCGATGGCCGCGCCGGTCACCGTGCCCGCCCACAGCGCGGTGACGCGTGAGCGCGCACCGCGGCGGGGAGCCGCGGGGGTGTCCAGAACGGTGGGCGCCGGCGGCACACGATGCGCAGCAACGGTCGGCAGGGCGGCGAGCTCGGTGCGCAGCCGGGAGAGCCGCTTCAAGGTCTCGGCGGCCGTCGGGCGGGCAGCCGGGTCCTTGTCCAGGAGCTCTAGGACCAGGCGGTCAAGTTCGTGGGGGACGCCGGGGCGCAGGGCGGACGGGCGGACGGGGGTGTCGTGGACGTGCTGGTGGAGTAGTTGCCAGCCGGAGCCGGTGAAGGGGGCTGCGCCGGTGAGGAGTTCGTGGATCAGGCAGCCCAACGAGTACATGTCGCTGGCTGCGCCCAGGTCTGTGTCGCCGCGGGCCTGCTCGGGGGACATGTACGCGGGCGTGCCGATGACGGCGCCGGCGACGGTCAGGGTGTGGTGGCTGGTGATGCGGGTGAGACGGGCGATGCCGAAATCGCACAGCATCGCGGAGCCGTGATTGATGAGGATGTTGGACGGCTTGACGTCGCGGTGGACGATCCCGGCCTGGTGGGCGGCGTGCAGGGCGTGGCTGATCTGAGCGGTCCAGGTCAGGGTGTCCGTGAGGGGAAGCGGGCCGGTGATGAGCGCGTTCAGGGGCGGGCCGTCGACGAGGTCCATGGCGAGGAAAAGGGCCCGCCGACCGCCGAGGTCGGCGGCGCCGTGGTCCCGGACGGCGACGACGTGCGGGTGGGAGAGGTGCGCGGCGACACCTGCCTCCCGACGGAAGGCGGCTTCGCGGACGGTGTCGCCTTCCCCCAGGATGATGATCTTGAGAGCGACGTCGTGGCCGTGGTGGAGGTCTTCGGCGCGCCACACCTCGCCCATGCCTCCGCTGCCGAGGGCTTCCTCCAGCCGGTAGCGGCTGGCGATGGTCGTGCCGCGCATCGCTCCTCCTGCCCTGCGTTCTCGTTCGGTGTCCCGGGCCGGGCGCCCGCGACACCGCATGGGCGCGGGCGCGCCCATGCGGTGTCGCGGAGCATACGTAAACGCTGCGCAGCCGCCCGGTCGCGCCGGCCAGCCGGCTGCCCTCCCCCGGCGTTCTGAGCTTCGTCGAGGCTCCGGGCATCGTGGCCCGGACGTGCTCGGTTTCCGTCGCGGAACCGACGCGGGACAATGCGGATGCCATCAGCACCAAGCACGAGGGACGGGTCCGGTGAGCCGACGACCGCGCAACGGCGTAGCGCAAGAGCCGGTGGTGAACGGACTGCAGGCGAAGATCACCGACGATGAGACGGCCGGCCCGGACAGGTTCGCGCTTGAGTGCCCGGAGTGCGGTGAGCTGAGCCGGCATCGCTTCGTGCTGCTCGCGAGGAGGGCGTTCGAGGAGCATGCCGACGAGGCGCATCCGGCCGTGGAGAGCCCGCTGGATCAGATCCGTACCCTCGTCGACCTGGCCGAGTCCGAGCCGGGGACCTGGGAGTGCGAACTCGGCCCGGACACCTACCTGGTGCGCCAGCGTGGTGAGGGCCGGTACGAGGTGGAGGTGGTCGGACGCCGTGCTGTGATTGATGCCGAACTCGTCACGCTGGACGATGTACGGATCGTCATTGGTGGTCGTGCTCGGCTGGTGAGCCCCGCTCTGGCGACTGCCGCCACCATTCAGCTGCGCCACGGCACCCCTGCCGTCGCCGTACCTCTGGAGTGACTCGTCCGCGGCGCCGGAAAACGATGATCAGACCAGGAGAAAGGCGAATGGGGCCCGGCTGGTGCCGGGCCCCATTCTTCTCGTAGCGGGGACAGGATTTGAACCTGCGACCTCTGGGTTATGAGCCCAGCGAGCTACCGAGCTGCTCCACCCCGCGTCGGTGGTGCCACTCTACACAGTGGCCCGCGGGGCGGTGCGCCATGTGGCTGTCAGCCGCGGACGATGTTCTCGGCCTGGGGACCCTTCTGGCCCTGGGTGACGTCGAAGGTGACCGGCTCGCCCTCGTTCAGCTCCCGGTATCCGTTGCCGGAGATGTTGGAGTAGTGGGCGAAGACGTCCGGTCCGCCGCCGTCCTGGGCGATGAATCCGAAGCCCTTTTCGGCGTTGAACCACTTCACGGTGCCGCTGGCCATGCTGCTGTCCTTCGATATCGCCGGGACGCCCCGGCTGGTCTGTGGGCAGTGCCATCCGTTGCGGGACGGCACCTGGCGTCCGTTCTACCCCGCCGACAGCGCGGTTATCCGACTTTCGCGCCGGCCGCAGCGTGCCGCGCTGTGCCGGAGTCCGGCCCGCGGCGTCTGCTGCGCGCGGAGCGGGCCGCTACTGGCCCTTGGCGGCTTCCTTCAGCTTCGAGCCGGCGGAGACCTTGACGCTGTAGCCCGCAGGGATCTCGAGCGGCTCGCCGGTCTGGGGGTTGCGTGCCGTACGGGCGGCGCGGTGAGTGCGCTCGAAGCTGAGTGCCTGTTTTCGATCCTCGGTCCCGCGGGCGGGTGCTTCTGGGAAGATGGGGTCATGACTCCGGAGGAAGCCCGTCAGGTGGCGCGTCGGTTGCAGGACGACGTTTTGGTCGCCGAGGCCGAGTCGGTCGCCGAGGGCTGGCAGTTCCTGACAGTCGACGGGCTCGCGGTCGAGGATCAGCCCGGCATGGACCTGTATGACCAGGTCATCGCCGTGTTCCGGGAGGTTGTTGGGACCGGACGTCAAGGACGCCACTTTGGGACGTCGTCCGGTCTGACCTTCGGCATTCGCGGGGTGGACGCCGAAGACTGCGTCCGGACGTTGCGCGAGCGCCTGGACGCTCTCAACCCGCCCAGCTTCCCGGGCGGGCGGCAGTGGACGTTGCGCGAAGGCATGCGGTAGGAGTTGGTGAAGGCGGTATGCGCCGCCTTCAGTCCCGGTCGGCCTCGCGGGATGCTGGCTGGCCGGACCTCTTGGACTGCCTGCGGGTGATTCTCCTGGTCATGAGGGTGATCGCAGCCCAGGTGATCAGCGACTCGGAGTGCTGGATGAGGCGTTCGTAGTCCCGGGCGTGCCGGCGGGCGTGCATGACCCAGGCGTGCGAGCGTTCGACGACCCAGCGGCGGGGCAGGACGACGAATCCGGGGATGTTCTTCGGGCGGCTGACGGTCTTGATCGTCAGGTTCAGATAGGCCTTCGCCCAGGTCACGAGCTGTCCCGCGTAGGCGGAGTCGGCCCAGACGATGGTGATCTCGGGGTGCATCAGCCGCAGCCTGAACAGCACTTCCTTGGCCGCGTTGCGGTCGGTCATGTCGGCCGGGGTGACCATCACGAACAGCGGCAGGCCCTTGGTGTCCACGACCAGGTGCCGTTTGCGGCCGTTGATTTTCTTGCCGGCGTCGTAGCCGCGGGAGTCCTTCCCCACGGTGTCGGCGGCCTTGACCGACTGGGAGTCGATGACCGTGGCCACCGCCCCGGGTGCCCGGCCCATCTCGCGGCGGATCCGCTTGCGGAGCTGGTCACGGATCTGCCCGACGACGCCGGCAGCCGCCCAGCGGGCCATAAACCCGTAACACGTGCGCCAGGGCGGGAAGTCCTTGGGCAGTGCCCGCCACTTGCAGCCGGTATCGACCACGTAGCGGATCGCATCGACGATCTCCCGGCGAGGGTGCTTCTCCGGCCGCCCGCCGGTTCGGGTTTCGCAGGCCGGCACCGGCAGCAGCGGTTCGATCAGCGCCCACTCGTCATCCCAGGTGTCCGAGGGGTAGCAGCGTCGCCGCGGCAACAGTCTCCCTCCCCCCGGCCAGGTGTCCGGACCGCCGGGCCCGGGGGGAGGCCGACGGTCCGAACCGGTCATGCGTCGGTGAAGTCGGCGATGACGTCCAACGTCGACTCGACCGAGTTGAGCTGGGTGTTCAAGTGCTTGATCCACCGGCCCTTGGGCTGCAGGGCGGCGTGCGGGGCCACGGTCCCGGTGATGAAGCGGCGGATCTCGGTGAGCTTGCCGCGGATGACGGCGATCTCGTAAGACTGAAGCGCGGCGGAGTCGGCGGTGAACTGGTAGCCGTCCTTCATCGTCCAGATCAGCGGCGGCCAGCCACGTTCGGCGATGGTGTCCCGCAGGCAGGCCAGGCCCGCACGGGCCTGGTGGGGCGACAGCTCGCTGGATCTGACCAGCTGGGCGAAGGTCAGACCGGCCGGACGGGCTTCGAAGAGCACGAACCGGACGGTGTCGGCGTGTCGCTGGGCGGCCGCCGATCGGCGCTCAGAGGCGCGCGGCACGACGGTTACTCGCCTTGCAGAAGCCGGGCCAGCTCGCCGTCGACATCGACCTTCCCGGTGTCGACGGCGGTCTCGATCCAGTCCAGCGTCGCCCGCACCCTGGCGACATTCTCGTGGACCAGGACGCGCTCGTCGTCACCGAGCTGCCGGTCGCGCAGCCCCGGGACGACCCGGCCGGCCGCCGCGACGAACGCTGATGGGGCTCCTTGAAAATCCCCACCCCCTGCTCGGGGGTGACCCCGCACCTGCTCAGTGGAGCTCCCCACCCACAGGCCATCTGACCTGCGAACGGGCGCCGCAAGGGAGGGGCCGCCCGATAGCCAGCCAGGTCCAGGGGCGGGTCGGACTGTCCAGGGTGGCCGAAGGCCAGCACGGAGCGCCGCCGCAGGCGCCCTTGACCGGCCGGCACGGCCCGCACACTCCACGAGCGGGCGGCCCCGGCCGACAACGCGCGCCACGCTCGCTGAAACTCCCCACTCAGTTGAACGCCGGAGCGAGTGGGGCGACGAGTAGCCCTGGCCGTTTTCAGAGAGCCTCATCAACGCATGGCAGGCGGTGACCAGGTCCAGGAACTCCACCGACCGGTCGATGTTCTTCACCGCAGGCGCGACGGGGCTGGTGTCCTCGAAGTGCTCGCGGGCCTGCCGGCCCCGCTCGACCTGGGCATGGTTGACCTGGTGCCGGGCGGTGTCGTCCGACATCGCCCGGAACGCGACGTCCGGGCGCCGCAGCAGACCGGTGGTCACCGTCGCCGCGACATGGTCGTCCCGGGTCAGCTCCTCCACGACCCGGACCTTGTCCTCCTGCCTGACCTGGGCCACCACCGCAGGACGCCGCAGCAGGTCGCTGGTGACGGTGGCGGCGACCTCTTCGTCCCTGGCCAGGGTGTGGATCGCGCTGATCTTCTCCTGGGGCGTGACCGGGTGCTCGACCTGCTGGCCGACCCTCCGCTTGGCGCCGTCCGAGGTCCACCGGCCCTTGTCGCCCGGCGGGTCGAGGACTGCGGCGTACCGCTCTTCGTCGTCCGCAATCCCCGCCAAGACCTTGTGGACGTGGAAGGACACGTCCCTCTGCCGGTGTTCCTTCGGCCAGCGCGATGCCGTCCAGCGGGCGTCCCGCACCGCCGAGTACGGAAGGCCGATGTCATCGGCCAGGCGCAGGAGCGACGCTCTGACCGAGAACAGGCCGTCGGCCTGCTCCTGGCCGCCGCGGTCGCGCATCGGCTCGATCTCCAGCGCGTAGTCGCCGGTCAGGAACTTGCCACGGGTCTGGTTCTCCACCACGTCACGCAGTTCGGCCACGATCTGTGCATAGCGGCTGGCACTGACGCTGCCGACCTTGTCGGTGTCCATGATCTCTTCGGGCATGGCATTCACCACCCACGCGGGCCGGGGCAGGGCCCCTCGGCCGTGACAAGACTCGGCCCGCATCCGGTTCCGAGAGTCAGACCGAAAATACGGAGATCACAATGAACGACCGCAATTGACCGGATTCTGATCGAAAGAGGGATTCGCATGCGTTCGCGTTACGGTCACTGTGACCGATCGCCGAACGTTTCCTTCCGTGCCCGCCAGGCCCTCGTGACGCACCGTCGAGAGCAGTAGACGGCGTTCGAGCGCCGGTCCACCCCCGCGATCCAGCTGGCGCCGCACCCCGGGCACTCAACCCGGCCGGCGCCGGTCAACTCCGCCGCCACCCGCTTGCGCAAACGGGCCTCACGACGCCACTGCCTGGAACGACAGGCCGCCGAGCAGAACACCGCACGTGGCCGAGCATCCGGCCGCAACCGTCCACCACAGCCCTCACAGACCCGCTCCGCAGCCCGCCCAACGTCCTCGAACACCCAGCCAGCTTAGATCCCAAGGCTACGCAAAACCCGGGATCGAAAACAGGCACTGAGGAAGCCGGGGATGGTCACCTTCTCGTCTCCCTTGGCGACGATCTCGCCGACCGTCTCCGCGAGGGCGGTCAGGACGGCGTCGGCGTCCTTGCGGGTCACCTCGGTGCGTTCCGCCAGCGCAGCGACCAGTTCAGTACGGTTCATGCGGTTTTTCTCCGTATCTTTCGATCGTCCCGACCGCGTCGCGTTCCGGGACAGGTCGGTCAATCCTGTCATCGAGCACTGACAGTGCTCGACGTGGGCCGTGGGGACCAGGCACACGGCCGGGCGATCCCAGGGTGCTGACGGCGCGCGGAGCGGCCGCGACTCGGCTGGCTGGGGCCTGGTCGAGGCCGACTCTCGACGATGGGGAGATAGTGCCGAAGGCATCGAGGTCGATGCCGGCGGGCGGCGTGGTCGACGAGAACCGAGGACGATGACCTCATGACCGACACACCTCTCCACGACGTCGTATGGGACGTTCAGACCAGGCGCGGCACCGTGTGGATCTCCGTGGCGAGCGGCAGGGCTCAGGCCGCCGACGGCGTCGCCCTCGCACTGGGTGCCTTTGCAGCCCACCTGATGACGGTGGACCACGACCGAGATCTGGACGACCGCCGCGTCTTGGTGCAGGAACCCGACGGCCTCTCCGTCCGCCTCCTTGCGCAGCTCACGGAGGATGACCTGGAGCGGCACCTCAGGGCAGCCGGCTACGACACCCGACGCGACGAGGCGCCGTTGGCTGCGTTCTTTCCGCAGGTCGTTCACGATGCTCTGCCCCCAGCGCTCCAATCCGAGCTTCGACGCGTGGGCCCCCCGCGCCCGACGTACTCCCCTGGAGAATTGGTGTGACGCAGAAGGACAACTGCTCAGCTTGGCCTACCTCCTAAGCATGGGTCTGAGGCGGTCCTTCGTAAGATCGTCGGGCCCAGGGGTCTGGGTATGGCTGTCGGCTTGTCGCCGTTGGATGGCTCAAGTGACGTGGCCGCCGGGAGCCCCGCGACGACTCGACCGCCGTAGATGAATACACCCGACCAGGAGGCACACTGTGAACGTTTCCCCCGACCCGATCACGAATCTGGAAGAAGCAGCGCTGGAGCGGGAAAAGCTACTCGACTACTTCGCACGCGGACTGTGCTGCGCACTAGTGCGTTGTCCACGAACGTTCGCCGGGTGGTGGTGACACGCCGGTCGGTGTTGGCGGTGTCGGGTCCGGAGGGTTCATCCTCATTGGCGACGTGATCGCTGTTGAGGGTGAGGACGCAGATGGCAGAGCCGGTCAGGGCACGTCGGTTGACTGATCAGGAGGGGCAGCGGCTGCAGCAGATCGTTCGGCGGGGGCGGCATGAGTCGGTGAGGGTGCGCCGGGCGTTGATCATCATGGCCTCGGCATCGGGTACGCCTGTGTCGGCGATCGCCCGGCTCGTTGCGGCGCACGAGGACACCGTGCGGGACGTGATCCACGCGTTCAACGACAGGGGGCTGGCCGCGCTGGACCCTCGGTGGGCGGGAGGCCGTCCCCGCCTGATCAGCGATGAGGACCGCGAGTTCATCATCGCGACGGCCACCACCCGCCCGGTTGCGCTGGGACGTCCCTTCACGCACTGGAGCCTGCGCAAGCTCACCGACTACCTGGCCCGCAACCGGGCCCGGACGGTGCGGATCGGCCGCGAGCGGTTGCGGCAGATCCTGCGCGAGCAGGGGATCTCCTTCCAGCGCACCCGCACCTGGAAGGAGTCCACCGATCCCGACAAGGACACCAAACTCGACCGTATCGAGCACGTGACCAGTCGCTTCCCGGACCGGTGCTTCGCCTTCGACCAGTTCGGCCCGCTGTCGATCCGCCCCTGCCACGGCACCGGCTGGGCCCGGGAGAACAAGCCCGACCGGCTGCCGGCCACCTACCACCGCACCCACGGCATCCGGTACTTCCACGGCTGCTACTCCCTCGGCGACGACCAGCTGTGGGGCGTCGCCCGCCGCCGCAAGGGAGGCGACCACAGCCTGGCGGCGATCAAGTCCATCCGGGCCGCCCGACCCGACGGCGCCCCCATCTACGTGATCATGGACAACCTCTCGGCGAACAAGACCCCGGCCGTCCGGGCCTGGGCAAAGAAGAACAAGGTCGAGCTGTGCCTGACACCGACCAGCGCATCGTGGGCCAATCCGATCGAGGCCCAGTTCGGACCCTTACGCAACTTCGTCATGGGCAACTCGAACCATCCCAACCACACCGTGCTCGCCCGCAGACTCCAGGACTACCTGCGGTGGCGCAACGCCAATGCCCGCCACCCCGACGTCCTGGCCGCTCAACGCCGCGAACGCGCCAAGATCCGCAGCGAACGCCAGCAACGCTGGGGCCGCCCACGACCCAAAGCTGCCTAACGAACCCCGGCAACGTTCGTGGACAACGCACTAGCCCACCGCGACGACCCGAGCGAGGAAGCACTCACGAAAGCCAAAGCAGTCGCCGATGACTACCTGTCCGCCTATGAAGAGTGGATGGTGCAGCTCGCCGCACACAACGCGAGCAAGGGTCCGACGCACTGATCTACTGACTGGCCTTGGGCTGAGCGTGGCGGGTCAGTCCAGCGGTGAGGACGGCGTCGAGGTGTTCTTGGGGTAGGTCGTCCCACCGTTTGCGGAGATTGTTGAGCCACTGGCCGATCTTGAACTCCTCGCCGTCGACGGTGACGGTGTCGCGTTGGCGGATGTGGATGTGGCCTTCGCGGGCGCGGAAGATTTCGACGGCGGCAAGGCCGTGGTCGAGCTGCCGCTGCTGGCGAGCAGCACGGCCAGTGAGCTGCGGCGTGGCAGGTTCGGCCGGATCGAAGGGCGTGATGCCGAGTTCGGCGACGAGGCGGGCCTGTTCAGGGTGGAGGGTGTGGAAGGTCTGGCTCTGGGTGCGTACCCATTCGCCGATGGGTTCGTCGTTGTCGTCGAGGAAGTCCGGGGGCAGGTCGTCGAGGGCGATGCTGGCCTCGGCGTAGATGCGGGCGGCGTAGTAGAGGCGCTGCCAGCTGATCGGCCAGGGCGGGTTCCACCAGGGGTCGATCTCTGCGAGAGCGGCATCGGTCGGGTCCGGTTCGAGCCCTTCGTCGGCACGGGCCCGGGCGGTGCGCCGGCGGTTGGTCAGCCACCGCCCGAAGGCGAAGTCGCCGATCATCGCTTCGGTGGGCGCGGCGAGATGGCCGCGGCGCTCGGCGTAGCCGCGGGCGTGGAGCAGGCCGCGTTCTGCCGCCTGGGATCTCAGGTTCCAGATCATGCCGATCTGCTGGAGCGCCTTGACCTGGCGTGGCTTGAGGGTCCCGGCCGCGTATGCCTTGCGCATGCGGTTGACCCAGCGGCCGAGGGCGAACCCGTTCTCGTCGTCGTGGAGTTGGGGGACATCGAGGTGCCCGACGGTCTCGTAGTAAGCGGTGGCCGCTTCCAGGCCGCGGCGGAAGGAGGCATCGCGCGGGTAGAGGACGCGCAGCCGGAACGCCTGGGCGATGGTGTCGGCGGGGAAGGGCCGGTCGAAGACGACGTCGACCGGGGGCGCGTTGTCTTCCTCTTCGTCCTCGGGTGTGAGGGCCGCGGGCTGCTGCGGGACGGCGAGACGGTCGGCGATGCGGTCGTCGTGTGCGCGCAGGGCCTGCAGGACGCGCCAGAGCGGCTTGTACAGGTTGGAGCCGAGCAGATCGTCGGCGTCCTCACCGGGAGCGACGTAAACCGGAATGATCAAGGTGGCCTTTTTGCCCTGGCCCGGGTGCTGGCGCAGCGCGCGGCCGACGGCCTGCACCGTGTCGACGATGCTCTCTTTGGGGTCGGCGAAGACGACGGTGTCGATGCTGGGGATGTTGACGCCCTCGCCGAGCAGGCGGGCGTTCGCGATCACCGTGCGGAGGGCCGGAGCGAGGTCGCCGAAGGGCCGGCCGTCGAACCGGTGGAGGAGGTGCTGGCGGTATTCGGGGTCCTGGGTGCCGTCGATGGCGGCCGACCAGAGCTCGCCGGGGTCGGGGCATCCGGTGCCGGTGGGGTCGAGTGCGTAGAGGCGTGCGGCTGCCTCGGGGAGGGTGGCGGCGAAGTCGTGGGCGTCGGCAACCCGGTGGTGGAAGCTCACGACGCGGCGCAGGTCGAGCTCGGCCATGGCGCGCAGGACGGCGATCTGGAGGGCGGCCTGGCGCAGTTCGGCTTCGGTGGCCCGGTCGGAGATTCCCAGGCGGGTGCGGATGGTTTCCTCGTGGACTTCCATGACGACGACGCGGTAGTCGGCAAGGAGGCCGAGATCGATACCCTCGGCGAGCGGGAGGCGGTGGCAGGTCTCGCCGTACAGGGCGGGATCGTCCATCGACGCGACGAGGCTGGGGTCTTCGTCCTCGTCGGGTTCGCCCGCCGACCAGATCCGCGGAGTGGCGGTGAGGTACATCCGCTTGTGGGCGGGCACGAGAGCGTCGTCGTGTACGGCCGCCCATCGTTTGCCCAGGTCACCGCTGGTTCGGTGGGCTTCGTCAACGGCGATGAGCGACCACGGCGGCAAGTCGTAGTCGTGGTGGGCCTGTTGAACGCGGACCAGTGAGTGGTAGGTGGCGAAAACGGTGAGGCCCGGATTCTGGCGGACCGCTGCGCTCAGGGCGTACGGGTCAGTGGTGAACGCGACGGGCTCGGTGGCGGTGTGGGGGCGTTTGGAGCACAGGGCGAGCACCGGTCCGGTCATGCCGGCGGTGCGCCAGTCGTCGATGGTCTGAGCGAGCAGCTCCAGGGTGGGCAGCAGCACCAGGCGGGTGCCCTGGGGGGCGACGCGGGCGGCGGTGCGCGCGGCGACGTACGTCTTGCCGGTGCCGCAGGCCATCACGATGCTGGTCCGGGCCGAGAGCCGCAGGGCGGTATGAGCGGCGTGGACTGCCTGGGACTGGTGCTTGCGCAGCCGCACCCGCGGAGGCGGAGCGGTGGTGGCGGGTGCGGCCACGGTGACGGTCAGCCTTTCAGATGGGGCGGAGATCAGCCGAGGCTGAAGCGGATGTGGTCGATGCCGGTGAGCTCGACGCTCTGGAGGCTCTGGGCACGGGTGCCGCCGTCGGTGAAGTAGTCGTCGCGCAGCCCGTCGGCGACGATCTGGGCGAGCTCGTCGTCGCTGGCTCCGGCCGCCTTGGCCTCGTACAGCGCCGCCGCAGTGGCGGCGTCCAGGCGGCGGGACAGGCGCCGGTAGCGCGGATCGTTCGTGGTGCCCTTGGGTGACTTGAAGCCGAACTTGCCGCGGACGTCGACCTTGATGCCCTGGTGACTGACGGCGTCTTGGAGGCGCCGGGCCCGGACGAGGGGCTGCCAGAGGTTCTTCACCTCATTTTCGATGAGGGCGGCGGTCTGGGGCTTGGCGCTCTTGATCTCGTTGTCGCGGTAGCGCTCGACGGTGCGCTGGCTCTTGCCGATCTTCTCGGCGACCGCGCGGGCCGCTTCGGCGCGGGTGCCCTTCTCCTGCTTGAGGAGGAAACGGACCCGCGCGCCGAGGGTTTTGGGGATCGGCTGGGAGAAGGCGGTGTCGGCCGCCTCTTCCAGGCGGTCTTCGATCAGTCCCACAGGTCAGGTCCTTCGTTCTCAGGCCGCCCGCACGAGGCTGTGTAGATTCGCGCCGCGGCTGTCATTCCGGACCGCGGTGACCTGCTGCTTGTGCTTCAGTCTCATCAGGTGTCCCACGGTTTCCGTCTCAGGTCGGGGGCATTTCCTCACACGGCTTCGTCCTGCTGGCCACCATCGGACTTCCATGTCTGGTCGAACCAGGTGATGAAGTTCTTCACGGTTCCGATGTGAGCGATTCTCTCGTGGATGGCTCGCTGATCGTGACCGGGGAGGAAGTCGCCGCGGCCGATCGGCTTGCCGCATCCGCAGCTGCATTCACGGTTGCCCAGCGGGGAGTCGAAGTAGGTGATGGGATTCTGCTGGGCGCCGTTCGGGGCCGGCTTGCCGACGTAGTGATCGTGGACGGGGTCCCCGGGGCCGAGGATGCGGCCTTCGAAGGCCCGGCGCCCACCAGGGACGTCGACAACCCGGTCGATCTCCAAAGCCTGGCGGATGATCCCGCCGCCATTGACGACCGCGAACCGCTCTCGTTCGACGCGCGATCCGGGCATCACCCAGACTCCGCGGGCGACCTCGTATAGCTGCTGGTCGGACAGCCCGTCGCTCCAACCGATCTGCGCGCGCTGGAGGGCATCGCTGTTCGGGTCGACATCCTTCTTCTTGCCGAGGGTGATCTGAATCATCGCGCCTCCCTGCGAGGCCGCCACGTGGTCGGAAGAGCCGAGGCGACCTGTTCAGAATATACCAGGCATCCCCGTTATAACGGGGTCTCGCAAGTTCCCTCTAGAGGCAATCGGCACCCCGGAGCGGAGCGCCCGGGCCCGGGGCGCCCGTGCAGGGGAGAGCGAAGGAAGAGCGTTGACGGCGTGACGGCTGAACAGCACGGAGTCCACGCAGCACTGACCATGGTGTGACCCCAGCTCCTGAACGAGCTGATGCAAAAACTCTCTCGCTCTGGTTGATCATGACTGAGGGACTGAGCGGCCTGCGCTCACGGACTCGAATGGGTGTGCACTGCCCACAGCGTGGGGGCGCCGGGATACCGATCACGCACGCGCCGCGTGGCGTAGTGCAGGGCATGGGCGTTCCGCTCGCCCCGGGGCGGGATCGTTTCGTTGTCGGTGAGATGGACGTAGAAGTCCATCGCCAGGACGAAACCGGTGAAACTTTCCTGGAGAGCGTTCCAGAGAGGCCCCGGGTGGCGGACACTCGCAGCTGACGGGCCCATGCCAGTCCCAAGTGCGCCCGGCTATCGGATACTTCGGAGGGGGACGCGTGTCAGCATCGGGATCCGGATCGGCATCGGCCGGTCAAGGACGGCAGGAAGAACCGGGGTTAGGAAGTACGGGGGGTGTGGGAGGCAGGCCGCCGGCAGTTCCGCC from Streptomyces sp. ITFR-21 encodes the following:
- a CDS encoding DEAD/DEAH box helicase, which encodes MAAPATTAPPPRVRLRKHQSQAVHAAHTALRLSARTSIVMACGTGKTYVAARTAARVAPQGTRLVLLPTLELLAQTIDDWRTAGMTGPVLALCSKRPHTATEPVAFTTDPYALSAAVRQNPGLTVFATYHSLVRVQQAHHDYDLPPWSLIAVDEAHRTSGDLGKRWAAVHDDALVPAHKRMYLTATPRIWSAGEPDEDEDPSLVASMDDPALYGETCHRLPLAEGIDLGLLADYRVVVMEVHEETIRTRLGISDRATEAELRQAALQIAVLRAMAELDLRRVVSFHHRVADAHDFAATLPEAAARLYALDPTGTGCPDPGELWSAAIDGTQDPEYRQHLLHRFDGRPFGDLAPALRTVIANARLLGEGVNIPSIDTVVFADPKESIVDTVQAVGRALRQHPGQGKKATLIIPVYVAPGEDADDLLGSNLYKPLWRVLQALRAHDDRIADRLAVPQQPAALTPEDEEEDNAPPVDVVFDRPFPADTIAQAFRLRVLYPRDASFRRGLEAATAYYETVGHLDVPQLHDDENGFALGRWVNRMRKAYAAGTLKPRQVKALQQIGMIWNLRSQAAERGLLHARGYAERRGHLAAPTEAMIGDFAFGRWLTNRRRTARARADEGLEPDPTDAALAEIDPWWNPPWPISWQRLYYAARIYAEASIALDDLPPDFLDDNDEPIGEWVRTQSQTFHTLHPEQARLVAELGITPFDPAEPATPQLTGRAARQQRQLDHGLAAVEIFRAREGHIHIRQRDTVTVDGEEFKIGQWLNNLRKRWDDLPQEHLDAVLTAGLTRHAQPKASQ
- the tpg gene encoding telomere-protecting terminal protein Tpg, producing MGLIEDRLEEAADTAFSQPIPKTLGARVRFLLKQEKGTRAEAARAVAEKIGKSQRTVERYRDNEIKSAKPQTAALIENEVKNLWQPLVRARRLQDAVSHQGIKVDVRGKFGFKSPKGTTNDPRYRRLSRRLDAATAAALYEAKAAGASDDELAQIVADGLRDDYFTDGGTRAQSLQSVELTGIDHIRFSLG